The following is a genomic window from Collimonas fungivorans Ter331.
ATGTACGTGCACAAAAATATCGGCAAGAAAATGCACCACAATGGGACTTGGCTTTAAGGAAGCCTCGTTTTGGTGCGAAAACCCAAATAAGAAACTACATGACAGCCTGTAGTCAGCTACAGATCCGGTTGAGACTTGTTGCAAGGACATGCCGGGTAAGCGCTTGGTCGCTTCGCAGTGGACCTATGAATATAGCCAATCTTGGACCTTTCGTAACACCAGCTTGTAGCGCAAGATAGATGCCGCTTTGCATCCATCGCCACGCCGTTCCACAGGAGGTTATCTTGGCATCTACACAATACACATCAATTCAGATCAAGCCGCTCAGCGAGCAGGATTTCGCCGCCTGGCAGGGGCAATGGCAGGGTTACCAGGATTTTTATGAAGTCGATATCCCGCAAGCTACGCGCCTGGTGACCTGGCAGCGCCTGCTCGATCCCAAGGAGCCAACATTCGGCGCGCTGGCGATGGCGGATGGCAAGGCAGTCGGCCTGGTCCACTGGATTTTTCACCGCTCCTGCTGGACAGTGGAAGATTCCTGCTACCTGCAAGACCTGTACGTTTCACCGCAACAGCGCGGCGCCGGCGTCGGCCGCCTGCTGATCGAGCATGTGTATGCGCAAGCCAAGGCGGCTGGCGGCACCCGCGTGCACTGGCTGACGCACGAAACCAACAGCACCGCCATGCAGCTGTACGACCGCATCGCGCAACGTTCCGGTTTCGTACAGTATCGAAAGCAAATCACTTGATGAGAGAAG
Proteins encoded in this region:
- a CDS encoding GNAT family N-acetyltransferase, coding for MPLCIHRHAVPQEVILASTQYTSIQIKPLSEQDFAAWQGQWQGYQDFYEVDIPQATRLVTWQRLLDPKEPTFGALAMADGKAVGLVHWIFHRSCWTVEDSCYLQDLYVSPQQRGAGVGRLLIEHVYAQAKAAGGTRVHWLTHETNSTAMQLYDRIAQRSGFVQYRKQIT